Proteins encoded within one genomic window of Microbacterium sp. LKL04:
- a CDS encoding sensor histidine kinase — MSTLSDLVYAQGRSTAEDVEWLHRLAGDGQLLADLAFADIVVWVPTPDDSFIAVAHTRPSGAATLFYRDIVGDVVRPQWRTQVKDAFTQGRMVDSASPDWFEETPTRVRAVPIVRERAAEGRETRVIGVLTRHTNLGEARTPSRQQITFNDCADDLFGMIASADFPDLTAPTSPRRGAPRASDGLIRLDVDGVTTFASPNALSAFNRLGFDDELEGESLMEVATTIMPASRQFDESLPIVMAGRAPWRADVEARGVTVSLRTIPLRENGNRIGAIVLCRDVSEIRHQEQELITKDATIREIHHRVKNNLQTVASLLRIQARRTHSDEGRDALTQAMRRVSAIAVVHDTLSEGLMQSVDFDDVFERVLKLVAEVAAAPNTRARTVKTGTFGTLPSEYATPLALALTELVTNAVEHGLADKEGEVEIIAERDADQLLVRVRDTGVGLPEGQVGRGLGTQIVRTLIQGELSGTIDWHTLMGSGTEVTIEIPMRYIERARA; from the coding sequence GTGTCCACCCTCAGCGACCTCGTCTACGCCCAAGGCCGTTCCACCGCGGAGGATGTCGAGTGGCTCCACCGTCTCGCCGGTGACGGTCAGCTGCTCGCCGATCTCGCGTTCGCCGACATCGTCGTCTGGGTCCCGACGCCGGACGACTCTTTCATCGCGGTCGCGCACACGCGCCCGAGCGGTGCGGCGACGCTCTTCTACCGCGACATCGTGGGTGACGTCGTGCGTCCGCAGTGGCGCACGCAGGTCAAGGACGCCTTCACCCAGGGGCGGATGGTCGATTCGGCCTCGCCGGATTGGTTCGAGGAGACGCCGACTCGCGTGCGTGCCGTCCCGATCGTCCGCGAACGTGCGGCGGAGGGTCGCGAGACCCGCGTGATCGGCGTGCTCACCCGTCACACGAACCTCGGGGAGGCGCGGACCCCGTCGCGTCAGCAGATCACCTTCAACGACTGCGCCGATGACCTCTTCGGGATGATCGCCTCAGCCGATTTCCCCGACCTCACGGCCCCGACGTCGCCGCGCCGCGGCGCGCCGCGCGCGTCGGACGGGCTCATCCGTCTCGACGTGGACGGCGTCACCACGTTCGCGAGCCCCAACGCGCTCTCAGCGTTCAACCGGCTGGGATTCGACGACGAACTCGAAGGCGAATCGCTCATGGAGGTCGCGACGACGATCATGCCGGCATCCCGGCAGTTCGACGAGTCCCTCCCGATCGTCATGGCCGGCCGCGCGCCGTGGCGTGCGGATGTGGAAGCTCGAGGTGTCACCGTGTCGCTGCGGACGATCCCGCTGCGCGAGAACGGCAATCGCATCGGAGCGATCGTCCTCTGCCGCGACGTCAGCGAGATCCGTCACCAGGAGCAGGAGCTCATCACGAAGGACGCGACGATCCGCGAGATCCACCATCGCGTCAAGAACAACCTGCAGACCGTCGCGTCGCTCTTGCGCATCCAGGCGCGTCGCACGCACTCGGACGAGGGCCGGGACGCCCTGACGCAGGCGATGCGCCGTGTCAGCGCCATCGCGGTCGTGCACGACACGCTGTCCGAGGGGCTCATGCAGAGCGTCGACTTCGACGACGTCTTCGAACGGGTGCTCAAGCTCGTCGCCGAGGTCGCGGCTGCCCCCAACACGCGCGCGCGGACGGTCAAGACCGGGACGTTCGGGACCCTGCCGAGTGAGTACGCCACGCCCCTCGCCCTCGCGCTGACCGAGCTGGTGACGAATGCTGTCGAGCACGGCCTGGCAGACAAAGAGGGCGAGGTCGAGATCATCGCCGAGCGGGATGCGGACCAGTTGCTGGTGCGCGTGCGCGACACCGGGGTCGGCCTGCCGGAAGGTCAGGTCGGCCGCGGTCTCGGTACGCAGATCGTGCGCACACTCATTCAGGGTGAACTGAGCGGAACGATCGACTGGCACACGCTCATGGGCAGCGGCACCGAGGTGACGATCGAGATCCCGATGCGATACATCGAGCGCGCGCGGGCCTGA
- a CDS encoding AAA family ATPase, which produces MRVVVAVDGRIGEDLARRLREEDADVRAVVAASAPAGAAFDALSTPEAAELLAELSRADVLVVEGRPAALTAELVAACDRMSVRIVPVSSRSADLRLAASLGLTAHDPGAPAEEMLAPPVSIAPGAAARGRVITVWGASGAPGRTTLAIEVASALSTPTHRVALVDADSHAPSLALATGLADEGPGFAAACRQADRGALTVAELSRISSTLGELEVLTGLNRPGRWPELSHRRVAAALDACRSWVDDTVVDTAAPLERDEEIVSDLVDGPRRNAATLAALESADVVLAVVAADPVGVSRFVRAWPDLRAAAGATPVRVVVNKIRAGALGVDARGQVRRTLERYTGVTDVAFVPWDARGTDAAMLAARPIAHVAPRSAVPTAVRRLVAESLAPREAGEGAATRHSLRRLARSA; this is translated from the coding sequence ATGAGAGTCGTCGTCGCCGTCGACGGCCGCATCGGCGAAGACCTCGCTCGGCGACTGCGGGAGGAGGACGCCGACGTGCGCGCGGTGGTCGCGGCATCCGCTCCCGCTGGGGCCGCGTTCGATGCCCTCTCCACTCCGGAGGCGGCGGAGCTGCTCGCGGAGCTGTCCCGCGCCGACGTCCTCGTCGTCGAGGGGCGCCCCGCCGCGCTGACGGCGGAACTCGTCGCGGCGTGCGATCGGATGTCCGTGCGGATCGTCCCGGTGTCTTCTCGCTCGGCGGACCTCCGCCTCGCCGCGTCGCTCGGGCTGACCGCCCACGATCCCGGTGCGCCGGCGGAAGAGATGCTCGCCCCTCCGGTCTCGATCGCACCCGGCGCAGCCGCGCGTGGTCGCGTGATCACGGTTTGGGGCGCATCCGGCGCGCCCGGGCGGACGACCCTGGCCATCGAAGTGGCGTCTGCACTGTCGACCCCGACGCATCGGGTCGCGCTCGTCGACGCGGATTCGCACGCGCCGTCGCTCGCTCTTGCCACGGGCCTGGCGGACGAGGGACCGGGGTTCGCCGCCGCGTGCCGGCAGGCCGACCGCGGCGCCTTGACGGTCGCCGAGCTCAGCCGCATCTCCTCGACCCTCGGCGAGCTCGAAGTGCTGACGGGCCTCAATCGACCGGGTCGGTGGCCCGAGCTCTCGCACCGACGGGTCGCGGCTGCCCTCGACGCCTGCCGGTCCTGGGTCGATGACACCGTCGTCGACACGGCCGCGCCGCTCGAGCGCGACGAAGAGATCGTGAGCGACCTCGTCGACGGTCCGCGTCGCAACGCCGCCACCTTGGCGGCGCTCGAGTCGGCCGACGTCGTCCTCGCCGTCGTGGCGGCGGACCCGGTCGGCGTGTCGCGCTTCGTCCGAGCATGGCCCGACCTCCGGGCCGCGGCGGGCGCGACGCCGGTCCGTGTCGTGGTGAACAAGATCCGGGCTGGCGCGCTCGGCGTCGACGCGCGCGGACAGGTGCGCCGCACGCTCGAGCGCTACACGGGCGTCACGGACGTCGCCTTCGTCCCGTGGGACGCCCGGGGCACGGATGCCGCGATGCTCGCGGCTCGTCCCATCGCCCACGTCGCACCGCGCTCGGCGGTGCCGACCGCGGTGCGACGCCTCGTCGCCGAATCCCTGGCACCGCGGGAGGCGGGCGAAGGGGCCGCGACCCGGCACTCCCTGCGTCGCCTCGCGCGGAGCGCCTGA
- a CDS encoding helix-turn-helix domain-containing protein yields MLTPAQVAEMLQLDVDEVVALVLDGRLRGARVGSPASWRVEEASVEDYLDDQAEDARLHALWRESNAASFPELWGRGRRGGE; encoded by the coding sequence ATGCTGACGCCCGCTCAGGTTGCGGAGATGCTGCAGCTCGACGTGGATGAGGTCGTCGCGCTCGTTCTTGACGGGCGGCTGCGCGGGGCACGGGTGGGGTCCCCCGCATCCTGGCGGGTCGAGGAGGCCAGTGTCGAGGATTACCTCGACGACCAGGCCGAGGACGCTCGCCTGCACGCGCTGTGGCGCGAATCGAACGCGGCGAGCTTCCCCGAGCTGTGGGGTCGCGGCCGGCGCGGCGGCGAATAG
- the rsgA gene encoding ribosome small subunit-dependent GTPase A, with product MSWLSDDDDDDLDFDEADIRVRPNPKANRPRTKRRPAHADAQVARVLGVDRGRYTVLIDEDGPNERQILASRARELRKQPIVNGDRARVVGDTSGDDGTLARIVGIEERTSLLRRSADDTDHIERIIVANADQLLVVVAAADPEPRPRLVDRYLIAALDAGMHPMLVVTKTDLADPTAFLAHFEGLDDLEVFTSGRDAMPVDVIGARLAGHSTVFVGHSGVGKSTLVNALVPDALRAIGHVNEVTGRGRHTSSSAVSLRYAGQDGRGWVIDTPGVRSFGLGHVDPANILRAYTDLAAVAEECPRGCTHLPDAPDCAIAEAVAEGRLGERGAARLDSLQRLLATFAT from the coding sequence GTGAGCTGGCTCAGCGACGACGATGACGACGACCTCGACTTCGACGAGGCCGACATCCGCGTACGCCCCAACCCGAAGGCGAACCGGCCGCGCACCAAGCGACGCCCGGCGCATGCCGACGCCCAGGTCGCCCGCGTGCTCGGCGTCGATCGCGGCAGGTACACCGTCCTCATCGACGAGGACGGTCCGAACGAGCGGCAGATCCTCGCTTCTCGTGCACGGGAGCTCCGCAAACAACCCATCGTCAACGGGGATCGCGCCCGCGTCGTGGGCGACACGTCCGGGGATGACGGCACCCTCGCACGGATCGTCGGAATCGAGGAACGCACCTCGCTCCTGCGACGCAGCGCCGACGACACCGACCACATCGAGCGGATCATCGTCGCCAACGCCGATCAGCTCCTCGTCGTCGTCGCGGCGGCCGACCCGGAGCCGCGACCGCGTCTGGTCGATCGCTACCTGATCGCTGCGCTGGATGCCGGAATGCACCCGATGCTCGTCGTCACCAAGACGGACCTCGCGGACCCGACGGCATTCCTCGCCCATTTCGAGGGTCTCGACGACCTCGAGGTCTTCACGAGCGGTCGCGACGCCATGCCGGTCGACGTCATCGGCGCGCGTCTCGCAGGCCATTCGACGGTCTTCGTCGGGCATTCCGGCGTCGGCAAGTCGACACTCGTCAACGCGCTGGTCCCCGACGCGCTCCGCGCGATCGGGCACGTGAACGAGGTCACCGGACGCGGTCGTCACACGTCCAGCTCCGCCGTCTCGCTGCGGTACGCCGGCCAGGACGGCCGCGGCTGGGTCATCGACACCCCGGGGGTGCGCTCGTTCGGCCTCGGGCACGTCGATCCCGCCAACATCCTGCGGGCCTACACCGATCTGGCGGCCGTCGCGGAGGAGTGCCCCCGCGGGTGCACCCACCTCCCCGACGCCCCCGACTGCGCCATCGCCGAGGCTGTGGCCGAGGGTCGCCTCGGCGAACGGGGAGCCGCACGCCTCGACTCCCTGCAGCGGCTGCTCGCCACCTTCGCCACCTGA
- a CDS encoding Rv3235 family protein, producing the protein MALAVTEDIRIPRSGSSLDVAEYFAPQRTPSAELPDPLPLVKNLTIGVLEVLAGVRDVDQLARWLGEDAYRALVTRANLSARARSARGLAAVRPAHRILAERTCEPSDGALEAVVIVSGPVRTRAVAMRLEGWDGRWRATSLALL; encoded by the coding sequence ATGGCCCTCGCCGTCACCGAAGACATCCGCATCCCGCGTTCGGGAAGCTCCCTCGACGTCGCGGAGTACTTCGCGCCGCAACGCACGCCGTCGGCCGAGCTGCCCGACCCTCTTCCGCTGGTGAAGAACCTCACGATCGGCGTCCTCGAGGTGCTCGCCGGTGTTCGCGACGTGGACCAGTTGGCGCGCTGGCTGGGTGAGGACGCCTACCGTGCGCTCGTCACGCGGGCGAACCTCTCGGCCCGCGCGCGCAGCGCACGCGGACTCGCCGCCGTGCGACCCGCCCACCGCATCCTCGCCGAACGCACGTGCGAGCCCTCGGACGGCGCGCTCGAAGCCGTCGTTATCGTCAGCGGTCCGGTCCGGACGCGCGCGGTCGCGATGCGTCTGGAGGGCTGGGACGGACGCTGGCGAGCCACATCGCTCGCGCTCCTGTGA
- a CDS encoding WhiB family transcriptional regulator → MDWRDKAACLTVDPELFFPVGNTGPAVDQIEKAKSVCARCTVTELCLQYALETGQDSGVWGGLSEDERRALKRRAARARRAS, encoded by the coding sequence ATGGATTGGCGCGACAAAGCCGCCTGCCTGACCGTCGACCCCGAACTGTTCTTCCCCGTGGGGAACACCGGGCCCGCCGTCGACCAGATCGAAAAGGCGAAGTCCGTCTGCGCCCGGTGCACCGTCACCGAACTCTGCCTGCAGTACGCCCTCGAGACCGGCCAGGACTCGGGCGTATGGGGGGGCCTCTCCGAGGATGAGCGTCGCGCGCTCAAGCGTCGCGCCGCTCGCGCCCGCCGCGCCTCCTGA
- the aroA gene encoding 3-phosphoshikimate 1-carboxyvinyltransferase: MSDAPSSPAPADEIPGGSWPAPTPGEPVHARVSVPGSKSLTNRELVLAAIADGPSLLSGALHSDDSARMIDALRELGVRIDAVPGDSPFGPDLDVTPPASFTGGTTIDCGQAGTVMRFVSPIAGLAVGDVHVTAHPTAMHRPMGAMIQALREVGADIDDAGSWALPFEVRGHGHIRGGEVTIDASQSSQFVSGLLLAAARFDVGLRLIHEGERLPSLPHIEMTVEALARRGVHVEHPTPNEWVVPAGPVRGKDVAIEPDLSNAAPFLAAAILTDGSVTVPGWPAHSTQPGALLADILPVMGAHASRRAGALTVTAGDRIAGVDLDLSAASELTPTLFALAAFADAPTTFHGIGHIRGHETDRIAALVDNLRALGGDAEEREDGIHIRPRPLHGGVWRAHHDHRIATAGAVIGLRVPGVVVDDIGTTAKTMPEFPQLWADMLA, translated from the coding sequence ATGAGCGACGCCCCTTCCTCCCCCGCCCCCGCCGATGAGATTCCCGGCGGGTCCTGGCCGGCGCCCACGCCGGGCGAGCCGGTGCACGCACGCGTCTCGGTGCCCGGTTCGAAGTCGCTCACCAACCGTGAGCTCGTGCTCGCCGCCATCGCCGACGGGCCGAGCCTGCTGAGCGGCGCGCTCCACTCCGACGACTCCGCCCGTATGATCGATGCGCTCCGCGAGCTGGGCGTCAGGATCGACGCCGTTCCGGGCGACTCGCCGTTCGGGCCCGACCTGGACGTCACACCGCCCGCCTCGTTCACCGGGGGCACGACGATCGACTGCGGTCAGGCCGGCACGGTCATGCGCTTCGTCTCCCCCATCGCCGGCCTCGCTGTCGGCGATGTGCACGTCACAGCGCACCCCACGGCCATGCACCGTCCTATGGGCGCGATGATCCAGGCCCTGCGCGAGGTCGGCGCCGACATCGACGACGCCGGAAGCTGGGCCCTCCCCTTCGAGGTCCGTGGCCATGGCCACATCCGCGGGGGCGAGGTGACGATCGACGCGAGTCAGTCGAGCCAGTTCGTCTCGGGGCTGCTGCTGGCCGCCGCCCGATTCGATGTGGGACTGCGACTGATCCACGAAGGCGAGCGCCTCCCCAGCCTGCCGCACATCGAGATGACCGTCGAGGCCCTGGCTCGACGCGGCGTCCACGTCGAGCACCCGACTCCGAACGAGTGGGTCGTCCCGGCCGGTCCCGTGCGCGGCAAGGACGTGGCGATCGAACCCGATCTCTCCAACGCGGCCCCCTTCCTCGCCGCGGCGATCCTGACCGACGGTTCGGTGACGGTCCCGGGGTGGCCCGCTCACTCGACCCAACCGGGGGCCCTGCTCGCCGACATCCTGCCGGTCATGGGCGCGCACGCGTCCCGTCGGGCCGGAGCGCTCACCGTCACCGCCGGTGACCGGATCGCCGGGGTCGACCTCGACCTCTCGGCGGCGAGCGAGCTGACACCCACGCTGTTCGCGCTCGCGGCCTTCGCGGACGCCCCGACGACGTTCCACGGCATCGGGCACATCCGTGGCCACGAGACCGATCGCATCGCCGCTCTCGTCGACAACCTCCGAGCCCTCGGCGGCGACGCGGAGGAACGGGAGGACGGCATCCACATCCGTCCTCGCCCGCTGCACGGCGGGGTCTGGCGGGCTCATCACGATCACCGCATCGCCACGGCGGGCGCCGTGATCGGCCTGCGGGTACCGGGCGTCGTGGTGGACGACATCGGGACGACCGCGAAGACGATGCCCGAATTCCCCCAGTTGTGGGCGGACATGCTCGCGTGA
- a CDS encoding histidine kinase has translation MRTSRIERIAAGWLAVEATGVLVLAVWELVALVRGDSESLASSVALLGLTVIAAAALGAFAVAVWRGASGGRSGGVVVQALVLSVALGTLTGEGADLRLAAAIAVPALVGLVLLIAAARTAGQRSKDPAEEPGDAAGV, from the coding sequence GTGCGGACCAGCCGGATCGAACGCATCGCGGCGGGCTGGCTCGCCGTCGAAGCGACGGGCGTCCTCGTCCTCGCGGTATGGGAGCTCGTCGCTCTCGTTCGCGGCGACAGCGAAAGCCTCGCGAGCTCGGTCGCGCTCCTGGGCCTCACCGTCATCGCCGCTGCGGCACTCGGCGCGTTCGCCGTCGCCGTCTGGCGCGGAGCGTCCGGCGGGCGATCCGGCGGAGTCGTCGTCCAGGCCCTCGTCCTGTCGGTCGCGCTCGGCACCCTCACGGGTGAGGGCGCGGATCTCCGCCTCGCGGCGGCGATCGCGGTCCCGGCCCTGGTCGGACTCGTTCTGCTCATTGCAGCGGCCCGCACCGCCGGTCAGCGCTCGAAGGATCCCGCCGAGGAGCCGGGCGACGCCGCCGGTGTCTGA
- the bcp gene encoding thioredoxin-dependent thiol peroxidase yields MPRLDSGTPAPDFSLVDQDGQPVSLADFRGRRLVAFFYPAAMTPGCTTEACDFRDSVAPLQAAGYTVVGISRDEPAKLRAFRDRDSLPYDLLSDPDHSAHEAYGAWGEKMNYGKVVEGVIRSTFVIDEDGAILHALYNVKATGHVARVRALLGV; encoded by the coding sequence ATGCCGCGCCTGGATAGTGGAACCCCCGCACCCGATTTCTCCCTCGTCGACCAGGACGGCCAGCCCGTCTCGCTCGCCGACTTCCGCGGGAGGCGTCTCGTCGCGTTCTTCTACCCCGCCGCGATGACGCCGGGGTGCACGACGGAGGCATGCGACTTCCGCGACAGCGTGGCACCGCTGCAGGCCGCCGGGTACACGGTTGTGGGCATCTCACGGGACGAGCCGGCCAAGCTCCGCGCCTTCCGCGATCGGGACAGCCTCCCCTACGACCTGTTGAGCGACCCTGACCACTCGGCGCACGAGGCCTACGGCGCGTGGGGCGAGAAGATGAACTACGGCAAGGTCGTCGAAGGCGTCATCCGATCGACGTTCGTGATCGACGAGGACGGCGCGATCCTCCACGCGCTCTACAACGTCAAGGCGACCGGGCACGTCGCCCGCGTGCGGGCGCTGCTGGGCGTTTGA
- a CDS encoding pyridoxal phosphate-dependent aminotransferase has protein sequence MTPRTLDQSSKLKDVLYEIRGAALVEADRLQDEGHSILKLNTGNPAVFGFEAPFQIVRDMIEAVPNAHGYSDSRGIMSARRAIVSRYEEEPGFPKFDPDDVYLGNGVSELITMTMQALLDEGDEVLIPAPDYPLWTAMTSLAGGTPVHYLADGENGWQPDLDDIRSKVSPRTKAIVVINPNNPTGAVYTREVLRGIVEIAREHDLLLLADEIYDRILFDDATHIPLASLAPDLLCLTYNGLSKTYRVAGYRSGWMVITGPKKHAAGFLEGIQLLASTRLCPNVPAQFAVQAALSGVQSIDALIAPTGRLHEQRDAAWEGLMAIPGIDCVKPQGALYAFPRLDPNVYEIHDDAKFVYDFLVAEHVLLVQGTGFNWPTPDHFRIVTLPESRVLTEAIERLGNFLSSYRQ, from the coding sequence ATGACCCCGCGCACCCTCGACCAGTCATCCAAGCTGAAGGACGTCCTCTACGAGATCCGCGGGGCCGCCCTGGTCGAGGCCGACAGGCTGCAAGACGAGGGTCACTCGATCCTCAAGCTCAACACGGGGAATCCCGCAGTTTTCGGGTTCGAGGCGCCGTTCCAGATCGTGCGCGACATGATCGAGGCCGTACCGAACGCGCACGGCTACTCAGACTCGCGGGGCATCATGTCCGCGCGACGCGCGATCGTCTCGCGCTACGAGGAGGAGCCCGGCTTCCCCAAGTTCGATCCCGACGACGTCTACCTGGGCAACGGCGTGTCCGAGCTCATCACGATGACGATGCAGGCGCTGCTGGACGAGGGCGACGAGGTCCTCATCCCGGCGCCGGACTACCCGCTCTGGACGGCGATGACGAGCCTCGCCGGTGGCACGCCGGTGCACTACCTCGCCGACGGGGAGAACGGCTGGCAGCCTGACCTCGACGACATCCGGTCGAAGGTGAGCCCGCGCACGAAGGCCATCGTCGTCATCAACCCGAACAACCCGACGGGAGCGGTGTACACCCGGGAGGTGCTGCGGGGCATCGTCGAGATCGCCCGCGAGCACGATCTGCTCCTGCTCGCCGACGAGATCTACGACCGCATCCTGTTCGACGATGCGACGCACATCCCGCTCGCGAGCCTGGCGCCGGACCTGCTCTGCCTCACCTACAACGGACTGTCGAAGACGTACCGCGTCGCGGGCTACCGCTCCGGGTGGATGGTCATCACCGGCCCGAAGAAGCACGCGGCCGGATTCCTCGAGGGCATCCAGCTCCTCGCCTCGACCCGGCTGTGTCCGAACGTCCCGGCGCAGTTCGCCGTGCAGGCCGCGCTCTCGGGCGTGCAGTCGATCGATGCGCTGATCGCACCGACGGGGCGGTTGCACGAGCAGCGGGATGCCGCCTGGGAGGGGCTCATGGCGATCCCGGGCATCGACTGCGTGAAGCCGCAGGGCGCGCTCTACGCCTTCCCTCGACTCGATCCGAACGTGTACGAGATCCACGACGACGCGAAGTTCGTGTACGACTTCCTCGTGGCGGAGCACGTGCTCCTCGTTCAGGGCACCGGCTTCAACTGGCCGACGCCGGATCACTTCCGCATCGTGACGCTTCCGGAGTCTCGGGTCCTGACCGAGGCCATCGAGCGGCTCGGGAACTTCCTCTCGTCGTATCGCCAGTGA
- a CDS encoding SAF domain-containing protein, which translates to MTTPDTVRPAPRAFWADARFLLGIALIVASVAGVWLVVASARQTAPVFAAARTIVPGQTVTAQDLRVVDVALGTAGETYVSPASLEPGAIATRTILEGELVPQGAMGDADAGTTTSVVIRTAGDVSAAVGAGSVVEVWAAPTEAGGEVGKPRILVPSATVVSVTRDDAVVSGEDVSLEVVIPRADVAATLAALSDDSSLSVVPVAGESR; encoded by the coding sequence ATGACCACTCCCGACACCGTGAGACCCGCCCCCCGCGCGTTCTGGGCCGATGCACGCTTCCTGCTCGGCATCGCGCTCATCGTCGCCTCCGTCGCGGGTGTCTGGCTCGTCGTCGCATCGGCCCGTCAGACGGCACCCGTGTTCGCCGCGGCGCGCACGATCGTGCCCGGGCAGACCGTGACGGCGCAGGACCTCCGGGTCGTCGACGTCGCCCTCGGCACGGCCGGCGAGACGTACGTGTCGCCGGCCTCACTCGAGCCGGGTGCGATCGCCACGCGGACGATCCTCGAAGGGGAACTCGTGCCGCAGGGTGCGATGGGTGACGCGGATGCCGGGACCACGACGAGCGTCGTGATCCGTACCGCGGGCGATGTGTCCGCCGCCGTCGGCGCCGGATCCGTCGTGGAGGTGTGGGCTGCGCCGACGGAAGCCGGCGGGGAGGTCGGGAAGCCCCGCATCCTCGTCCCGTCGGCGACGGTCGTGAGCGTCACGCGCGACGATGCCGTCGTGTCGGGCGAAGACGTGTCGCTCGAGGTCGTCATCCCGCGCGCGGATGTCGCGGCGACGCTGGCCGCGCTCTCCGATGACTCGAGCCTGTCGGTCGTCCCCGTCGCCGGGGAGTCGCGATGA